The Abyssisolibacter fermentans genome has a segment encoding these proteins:
- a CDS encoding copper amine oxidase N-terminal domain-containing protein, translated as MKRLNKTLISFLVITLCFVVSTSVIYGEGCNKKEDQININNICYDDENYVYFEIGKQMARLKKDFSGEFEILTEKEQNEIELLKNKEKCFEIEGEEIDSQYIEIKDNILYYNGLKLLDIKKYIDEDNQFYKEHTDVERKPIINYLYKYILDDKRILYIVKTKTCLAISAPYTPSYSDYVIVNEDNIQGISIEKDFDLDKILTNNNGILMVGYKEIHPMMHNSKIYYVDTDKYIAHDLIENVEDEWVMLQEEVGINNDLFVFFVTQKGKESDKKINGFYNVNADKKIIKRKEDISIINEKYTNEYHNYYLSRDDEIYYISDNVNGVVNLTKGTFKEFKMYAQIKIDDEYVRFNDELGHPFIDENNRMQVPFRATLEKFEATVKWDNDLLTAVAIKDDITVEVPINKKYILKNGEKIENDTNAVIKNERTYLPIRAVMEAFGCEVSFDSETDTAIINTK; from the coding sequence ATGAAAAGGTTAAATAAAACATTAATTAGTTTTTTAGTTATTACATTATGTTTTGTTGTGTCAACATCAGTTATATATGGTGAAGGATGTAACAAAAAAGAAGACCAAATAAATATTAACAACATATGCTATGATGATGAAAATTATGTTTATTTTGAAATAGGCAAGCAAATGGCACGATTAAAGAAGGATTTTTCAGGAGAATTTGAAATACTAACTGAAAAAGAACAGAACGAAATAGAATTATTAAAAAATAAAGAAAAATGTTTTGAAATAGAAGGAGAAGAAATAGATAGTCAGTATATTGAAATTAAAGACAATATTCTTTATTACAATGGTTTAAAGCTTTTAGATATAAAAAAATACATAGATGAAGATAATCAATTTTACAAGGAGCATACTGATGTTGAAAGAAAACCAATAATTAATTATTTATATAAATATATATTAGATGATAAAAGAATTCTGTATATTGTAAAAACTAAGACTTGTTTAGCTATATCAGCGCCATATACTCCTTCTTATTCAGACTACGTTATAGTTAATGAAGATAACATTCAAGGAATAAGTATAGAAAAAGATTTTGACCTAGACAAAATATTAACAAATAATAATGGAATATTGATGGTAGGGTATAAGGAGATACATCCTATGATGCACAATAGCAAGATATATTATGTAGATACTGATAAATATATTGCACATGACTTAATTGAAAATGTAGAAGATGAGTGGGTTATGTTACAAGAAGAAGTAGGAATAAATAATGATTTATTTGTGTTCTTTGTAACCCAAAAAGGTAAGGAAAGTGACAAAAAAATAAATGGATTCTATAATGTAAATGCAGATAAAAAAATAATAAAAAGAAAAGAAGATATTTCAATAATAAATGAAAAATATACAAATGAGTATCATAACTATTATTTAAGTAGAGATGATGAAATTTATTATATAAGTGATAATGTAAACGGAGTAGTTAATTTAACTAAAGGAACATTCAAAGAATTTAAAATGTATGCACAAATAAAAATTGATGATGAATATGTTAGATTTAATGATGAGCTTGGTCATCCATTCATAGATGAAAATAACCGCATGCAAGTACCATTTAGAGCAACGTTAGAAAAATTTGAAGCGACAGTAAAGTGGGATAATGACTTACTAACAGCGGTAGCAATAAAAGATGATATAACAGTTGAAGTTCCAATAAATAAAAAATATATATTAAAAAACGGAGAAAAGATAGAAAATGATACTAATGCTGTAATAAAAAATGAAAGAACATATTTACCAATAAGAGCTGTCATGGAAGCTTTTGGGTGTGAAGTAAGCTTTGATAGTGAAACGGATACAGCAATAATTAATACAAAATAG
- a CDS encoding peptide chain release factor 3 → MSEENLSFIQEVKRRRTFAIISHPDAGKTTLTEKLLLYGGAIRSAGSVKSRRANKHAVSDWMEIEKKRGISVTSSVLQFNYNDFCINILDTPGHQDFSEDTYRTLMAADSAVMVIDCAKGVEDQTKKLFQVCKMRGIPIFTFINKMDRRGKDPFELMEEIEKVLGIRSYPMNWPIRSDSNFKGVFNRQKNQIELFNDGNHGQSIAEVVTGDINDEKFNELLGEHLHQKLQNDIELLDIAGDDYDLEQILNGELTPMFFGSALTNFGVEPFLKSFLEITTPPKPRKSNLGDINPESENFSGFIFKIQANMNPAHRDRIAFLRICSGKFEKGMLVNHVQKNKKVRLAQPQQFLAQDRAIVDVAYPGDIIGIHDPGIFNIGDTLCEDQSKLQYGGIPQFAPEHFAKIYTKNSLKRKQFLKGITQLAEEGTIQVYKRPHIGMEELIVGVVGVLQFEVLEYRLKNEYGADIIRENLPYRYIRWVEMPDFNPDTFSLPMDTMLVENKDKEPVLLFQNEWSIKHVEERNENVILRETSLK, encoded by the coding sequence ATGTCAGAAGAAAATCTTAGCTTTATACAAGAGGTTAAAAGAAGAAGAACCTTTGCAATTATTTCTCATCCGGATGCTGGTAAAACAACTTTGACTGAAAAACTACTATTATATGGAGGCGCTATTAGATCAGCAGGATCGGTTAAATCAAGGAGAGCTAATAAACATGCTGTATCAGACTGGATGGAAATCGAGAAAAAAAGAGGGATTTCTGTAACCTCTAGTGTACTTCAATTCAATTATAATGATTTTTGTATTAACATTCTTGATACACCAGGACATCAGGATTTTAGTGAAGATACCTATAGAACTCTTATGGCTGCAGATAGTGCTGTAATGGTAATCGATTGTGCTAAAGGTGTTGAAGATCAAACAAAAAAACTATTTCAAGTTTGTAAAATGAGAGGTATTCCTATTTTTACTTTCATCAATAAAATGGATCGCCGCGGTAAAGATCCTTTTGAGCTAATGGAAGAAATTGAAAAAGTGCTTGGGATTCGTTCTTATCCTATGAACTGGCCAATACGTTCGGATAGTAATTTTAAAGGCGTTTTCAATCGTCAAAAAAACCAAATTGAACTTTTTAATGATGGTAACCATGGTCAGTCTATTGCAGAAGTAGTCACTGGAGATATCAATGATGAAAAATTCAATGAACTACTAGGTGAGCATCTTCATCAAAAATTACAAAATGACATTGAACTACTGGATATTGCAGGAGATGACTATGACCTTGAGCAAATATTAAATGGTGAACTCACACCTATGTTCTTCGGTAGTGCTCTTACTAACTTTGGAGTTGAACCATTTCTAAAATCTTTCTTAGAAATTACAACACCTCCAAAACCTCGTAAAAGTAATTTAGGAGATATTAATCCTGAGTCTGAAAATTTTTCTGGCTTTATTTTCAAAATACAAGCAAATATGAATCCTGCGCATAGAGATAGAATTGCATTTCTAAGAATTTGCTCAGGTAAATTTGAAAAAGGAATGCTTGTAAACCATGTGCAAAAAAATAAAAAAGTAAGACTCGCCCAGCCTCAGCAATTTTTAGCTCAAGATAGAGCTATAGTTGATGTTGCTTACCCTGGTGATATTATTGGAATTCATGATCCAGGAATATTTAACATTGGCGATACATTATGTGAAGATCAATCAAAACTACAATATGGAGGTATACCACAATTTGCTCCGGAGCATTTCGCTAAAATATACACTAAAAATTCTCTTAAAAGAAAGCAATTTTTAAAAGGTATTACTCAATTAGCAGAAGAAGGAACTATACAAGTATATAAAAGACCTCATATTGGTATGGAAGAGTTAATCGTTGGCGTAGTTGGTGTTCTTCAATTTGAAGTACTAGAATACCGTCTCAAAAATGAATATGGCGCTGATATAATTAGAGAAAATCTTCCTTATCGTTATATTCGTTGGGTTGAAATGCCTGATTTTAATCCAGATACTTTTTCTCTTCCTATGGATACAATGCTAGTTGAAAATAAAGATAAAGAACCTGTTTTATTATTTCAAAATGAATGGTCAATAAAAC